One stretch of Pseudomonas azotoformans DNA includes these proteins:
- the pdxY gene encoding pyridoxal kinase PdxY gives MKRTPHLLAIQSHVVFGHAGNSAAVFPMQRVGVNVWPLNTVQFSNHTQYGQWAGEVLAPQQIPALVEGIAAIGELGNCDAILSGYLGSADQGRAILTGVARIKAINPKALYLCDPVMGHPEKGCIVPQEVSDFLLDEAAAMADFLCPNQLELDSFAGRKPQSLFDCLAMAKALLARGPKAVLVKHLDYPGKLPDGFEMLLVTADGSWHLRRPLLAFPRQPVGVGDLTSGLFLARVLLGDSLLAAFEFTAAAVHEVLLETQACASYELELVRAQDRIAHPRVRFEATPIGL, from the coding sequence ATGAAACGCACACCTCATCTGCTTGCGATCCAGTCTCATGTGGTCTTTGGCCACGCCGGAAACAGCGCCGCCGTTTTCCCCATGCAGCGCGTCGGGGTGAACGTCTGGCCGCTGAACACGGTGCAGTTCTCCAACCACACCCAGTATGGCCAATGGGCGGGAGAAGTGTTGGCGCCACAGCAGATTCCGGCGCTGGTGGAAGGCATTGCCGCTATCGGCGAGCTGGGCAATTGCGATGCGATTCTGTCCGGCTACCTGGGCAGTGCGGATCAGGGCCGGGCGATCCTGACCGGCGTGGCGCGCATCAAGGCCATCAACCCAAAGGCCTTGTACTTGTGCGACCCAGTGATGGGGCATCCGGAAAAGGGCTGCATCGTGCCTCAGGAAGTCAGCGATTTCCTGCTGGACGAAGCCGCGGCCATGGCCGACTTCCTGTGCCCCAACCAGTTGGAACTGGACAGCTTTGCCGGGCGCAAGCCGCAATCGCTGTTCGATTGTCTGGCCATGGCCAAGGCGTTGCTGGCGCGTGGGCCGAAGGCCGTATTGGTCAAACACCTGGATTATCCAGGCAAGCTGCCGGACGGTTTCGAGATGCTACTGGTGACCGCCGATGGTAGCTGGCATTTGCGTCGGCCGCTGCTGGCGTTTCCCCGTCAGCCGGTGGGCGTCGGCGATTTGACCTCGGGGCTGTTCCTGGCGCGTGTTCTGTTGGGTGACAGCCTGCTCGCCGCCTTTGAATTCACCGCCGCAGCGGTCCATGAAGTGCTGTTGGAAACCCAGGCCTGCGCCAGTTACGAACTGGAACTGGTGCGCGCCCAGGACCGCATTGCCCATCCTCGCGTACGTTTCGAAGCCACGCCTATCGGGTTGTAG
- a CDS encoding CobW family GTP-binding protein, producing the protein MLQNIPTHVIAGPLGAGKTSLIQHLLGQRPANERWAVLINEFGQIGLDAALLTRDDDGIALGEVAGGCLCCVNGAPFQVGLGRLLRKAKPDRLFIEPSGLGHPAQLLKQLREAPWQNVLAVQPCVVVLDAQALAAGKPLPPAQQEALASAGLLVLNKDEALDAAQREVIERQLPECPLYWTRQAHLPLAHLPGLGARGVAAVDNFAVPQRLGQMPAIWTDPGQPICLSQAQEGGWSIGWRWHPSQQFDTQRLHHWLTSLDWRRAKLVIHSAEGWVSANAVDNGPLAWQPSEWRRDSRIELIFSEPQDVDTLQRALAASRQ; encoded by the coding sequence ATGCTGCAGAACATTCCCACCCACGTGATTGCCGGGCCCTTGGGCGCCGGCAAGACCAGCCTCATCCAGCACCTGCTCGGCCAACGCCCGGCCAATGAGCGTTGGGCTGTGTTGATCAACGAGTTCGGGCAGATCGGCCTGGACGCTGCCTTGCTCACGCGAGATGACGACGGCATTGCCTTGGGCGAAGTTGCGGGAGGTTGCCTGTGTTGTGTGAATGGCGCTCCGTTCCAGGTAGGTCTGGGCCGTTTGCTACGTAAGGCTAAGCCCGATCGGTTGTTTATCGAACCCTCGGGCCTGGGTCATCCGGCACAGTTGCTCAAGCAGTTGCGCGAAGCGCCGTGGCAGAACGTGCTGGCCGTCCAGCCGTGTGTGGTGGTGCTGGATGCGCAAGCGCTGGCGGCGGGCAAGCCCTTGCCCCCAGCGCAGCAGGAGGCGTTGGCGAGTGCCGGGTTGCTGGTATTGAACAAGGACGAAGCACTGGACGCGGCGCAGCGCGAGGTGATCGAGCGCCAGTTACCCGAATGCCCGCTTTACTGGACTCGCCAGGCGCATCTACCGCTGGCGCATTTACCTGGGCTTGGCGCACGAGGTGTTGCGGCTGTGGATAACTTCGCCGTACCCCAACGCCTGGGGCAAATGCCGGCCATCTGGACCGATCCAGGCCAGCCCATTTGCCTGAGTCAGGCTCAAGAGGGCGGTTGGAGCATTGGTTGGCGCTGGCACCCCAGCCAGCAGTTCGACACCCAGCGGCTGCATCACTGGCTTACAAGCCTTGATTGGCGCCGCGCCAAACTGGTTATCCACAGTGCCGAAGGCTGGGTGTCCGCCAACGCTGTGGATAACGGCCCGCTCGCCTGGCAACCCAGCGAATGGCGTCGCGATTCACGCATCGAATTGATCTTCAGCGAGCCACAGGACGTGGACACGTTACAGCGTGCGCTGGCCGCCAGCCGTCAGTGA
- a CDS encoding N-acetylmuramoyl-L-alanine amidase: MHRRQLLNLLLASPLFTLPFAAHATQISNARLWRSDDKLRLVFDLSGPVQYKTFTLSAPERLIIDLSGAGLSGDFSQLALKNSGITSIRSGHFGKGDTRIVLDLAAPMQLNSFLLPPQDGQGHRLVLDLTSATQAPRQIAAEPAPRVDKAHPKRDIIVVVDPGHGGKDPGAVGSKGQREKDVVLSIAQLLAKRLKREKGFDVKLVRNDDFFVPLRKRVEIAHKHNADMFISVHADAAPRITASGASVYALSEGGATSATARFMAQRENGADLLGATSLLNLKDKDPMLAGVILDMSMNATIASSLQLGNSILGSLEGITSLHQKRVEQAGFAVLKSPDVPSILVETGFISNARDSARLVTARHQQAVADGLFEGLKKYFQKNPPMNSYMAWVQEQKNAQV, encoded by the coding sequence ATGCACAGACGTCAGCTTCTTAACCTGCTTCTGGCCAGCCCTCTTTTCACCTTGCCATTCGCCGCCCACGCCACGCAGATCAGCAATGCCCGCCTGTGGCGCTCGGACGACAAGCTGCGGCTGGTGTTCGACCTCAGCGGCCCGGTGCAATACAAGACCTTCACCCTGAGCGCGCCGGAACGCCTGATCATTGACCTGAGCGGCGCCGGCCTCAGCGGTGATTTCTCTCAGTTGGCGCTGAAGAACAGCGGCATCACCTCGATCCGCTCGGGGCATTTCGGCAAAGGCGATACGCGCATCGTGCTGGACCTGGCCGCACCGATGCAGCTCAACAGCTTTCTATTGCCACCCCAGGACGGCCAGGGTCATCGCCTGGTGCTGGACCTGACCAGCGCCACTCAGGCGCCTCGCCAGATTGCCGCCGAACCTGCGCCGCGCGTGGATAAGGCGCACCCCAAGCGCGACATTATTGTGGTGGTCGACCCCGGCCACGGCGGCAAGGACCCGGGGGCGGTCGGGTCCAAGGGCCAGCGCGAAAAAGACGTGGTGCTGTCCATCGCGCAACTGTTGGCCAAACGCTTGAAGCGCGAGAAGGGCTTTGATGTGAAGTTGGTGCGCAACGATGACTTCTTCGTACCGCTGCGCAAACGGGTGGAGATCGCTCACAAGCACAATGCCGACATGTTCATCTCCGTGCATGCGGACGCGGCGCCGCGCATCACCGCCTCGGGCGCGTCGGTGTATGCCCTCTCCGAAGGCGGCGCGACTTCAGCCACGGCGCGGTTCATGGCACAACGGGAAAACGGTGCCGATTTGCTTGGCGCCACCAGCCTGCTCAATCTGAAGGACAAGGACCCGATGCTGGCCGGGGTGATTCTGGATATGTCGATGAACGCCACCATCGCTTCCAGCCTGCAACTGGGCAACTCGATCCTGGGTAGCCTGGAAGGCATCACCAGCCTGCATCAGAAGCGCGTGGAACAGGCGGGATTCGCGGTACTCAAGTCACCCGACGTGCCGTCGATCCTGGTGGAAACCGGGTTTATCTCCAATGCGCGGGACAGTGCGCGGCTGGTCACCGCGCGGCATCAACAGGCGGTTGCCGATGGGTTGTTCGAAGGCTTGAAAAAGTATTTCCAGAAGAACCCACCGATGAACAGCTACATGGCGTGGGTGCAGGAACAGAAGAACGCCCAGGTCTAG
- the dksA gene encoding RNA polymerase-binding protein DksA: MTEQDLLAQLPDDYMNEAQQGFFRELLLAQRNELQTRIDAQFLLLREQETNSDPADVGSAEEQRQWQLRLLEREKKLLDKIDDALELLARGEYGWCRETGEPIGLKRLLLRPTATLCIEAKEREELRERHKRAI; this comes from the coding sequence ATGACCGAACAAGACCTGCTGGCCCAGCTGCCCGACGACTACATGAATGAGGCCCAACAAGGCTTCTTCCGTGAGTTGCTGCTGGCCCAACGCAATGAGCTGCAAACGCGTATCGACGCCCAATTCCTGCTGCTGCGTGAGCAGGAAACCAACAGCGACCCGGCCGATGTCGGTAGCGCTGAAGAACAGCGTCAATGGCAACTGCGCCTGCTGGAGCGGGAAAAGAAGCTGCTGGACAAGATCGACGACGCCCTCGAATTGCTGGCGCGCGGCGAGTACGGCTGGTGCCGCGAGACTGGCGAGCCCATCGGCCTGAAGCGCTTGTTGCTGCGTCCTACCGCAACCCTGTGTATCGAAGCCAAAGAACGTGAAGAGCTGCGCGAACGCCATAAACGGGCGATCTGA
- a CDS encoding metal ABC transporter substrate-binding protein — protein sequence MRALLVLFSLLLPLSMAQAADKLQVVTSFSILDDITHQIGGDHIQISNMVGPDADAHTYEPTPDDAKALLKAKLIIKNGLGFEPWLDRLVASTETKATVVTASKGVISHTMEEDGETIPDPHAWHNLANAEIYVNNITKALVAADPANKADYLRNSQAYLKEIYRLLAEAKAKFGALPPGNRRIVTSHDAFGYLGQAYGIEFLAPQGLSTEREPSAAEVAALITQIRKDKVKAVFMENIKDSRLLKQIADESGAQIGGTLYSDALAAQGPASTFTGLFEYNLNTLCAALSKP from the coding sequence ATGCGCGCTTTACTCGTGCTGTTCAGTCTGCTGCTGCCGTTGTCGATGGCCCAGGCCGCCGACAAACTCCAGGTGGTGACCAGTTTCAGTATTCTCGATGACATCACCCACCAGATCGGTGGCGATCACATCCAGATCAGCAACATGGTCGGCCCCGACGCCGACGCCCATACCTACGAGCCAACGCCGGACGATGCCAAGGCGTTGCTCAAGGCCAAGCTGATCATCAAGAACGGCCTGGGCTTCGAGCCATGGCTGGACCGTCTGGTGGCCAGCACCGAAACCAAGGCCACTGTGGTCACCGCCAGCAAAGGCGTGATTTCCCACACCATGGAAGAAGACGGCGAAACCATTCCTGACCCACACGCCTGGCACAACCTGGCCAACGCCGAAATCTACGTGAACAACATCACCAAGGCGCTGGTCGCCGCCGACCCGGCGAACAAGGCGGATTACCTGCGCAACAGCCAGGCCTACCTGAAAGAGATCTACCGCCTGCTGGCCGAAGCCAAGGCCAAGTTCGGTGCGCTGCCACCAGGCAACCGCCGCATCGTCACCTCCCATGACGCCTTCGGCTATCTGGGCCAGGCCTACGGCATTGAGTTCCTTGCGCCTCAGGGCTTATCCACCGAACGTGAACCCTCGGCCGCCGAAGTCGCCGCGCTGATCACCCAGATCCGCAAAGACAAGGTCAAGGCCGTGTTCATGGAAAACATCAAAGACTCACGCCTGCTCAAGCAGATTGCTGACGAAAGCGGCGCGCAGATCGGCGGCACGCTGTACTCCGACGCACTCGCCGCCCAAGGCCCGGCCAGCACCTTTACCGGACTGTTCGAGTACAACCTCAACACCCTGTGTGCGGCCCTGAGCAAGCCATGA
- a CDS encoding metal ABC transporter permease: protein MHFAAHLWMPFLDFVFMRRALIGGLVLACSTAPLGVFLILRRMSLIGDAVAHGILPGAALGFWFAGLSLPALTIGGLGAGLSMAGLSAWITRRTGLREDASLAAIYPISLAAGVLILGIAGKRLDLLHLLFGSALAVDETTLTGMLWVSGFSLIAMAVIYRPLLLDTLDPLFLQTVSRLGPLAHGLFLTLVVLNLVIGFQAIGALMVVGLMMLPAIASRFWSRRLPVLIAVSAVLGCLSVWLGLLLSFYYSLPSGPAIVLVAGAGYLLSVVFGPVHGLLRRPPSLTSQ, encoded by the coding sequence ATGCACTTCGCCGCCCACCTGTGGATGCCCTTCCTCGACTTCGTATTCATGCGCCGCGCGCTGATCGGCGGACTGGTACTCGCCTGCAGCACCGCACCGCTCGGGGTGTTCCTGATCCTGCGACGCATGAGCCTGATCGGTGACGCCGTGGCCCACGGCATCCTGCCCGGCGCCGCCCTCGGTTTCTGGTTTGCCGGCCTTAGCCTGCCGGCCCTGACCATCGGCGGCCTGGGTGCCGGCTTGAGCATGGCCGGCCTGTCCGCATGGATCACCCGCCGCACCGGCCTGCGTGAAGACGCCAGCCTGGCCGCCATCTACCCCATCTCCCTCGCCGCCGGCGTGTTGATCCTCGGCATCGCCGGCAAGCGTCTGGATCTGCTGCACCTGCTGTTCGGCTCCGCCCTGGCCGTGGATGAAACCACCCTCACCGGCATGCTCTGGGTCTCGGGGTTCAGCCTGATCGCCATGGCGGTGATCTACAGACCGTTGCTGCTGGACACCCTCGATCCGCTGTTCCTGCAAACCGTCAGCCGCCTCGGCCCACTGGCTCACGGGTTGTTCCTGACCCTGGTGGTGCTGAACCTGGTGATCGGTTTCCAGGCCATCGGCGCCTTGATGGTGGTGGGTTTGATGATGCTGCCGGCCATCGCTTCGCGTTTCTGGAGCCGGCGCCTGCCGGTGTTGATCGCAGTATCGGCGGTGCTGGGATGCCTGTCGGTATGGCTGGGTTTGTTGCTTTCGTTCTACTACTCGCTGCCCAGCGGCCCGGCCATCGTGCTGGTGGCTGGCGCCGGGTATCTGCTGTCCGTGGTCTTCGGTCCGGTGCACGGCTTGCTGCGCCGCCCGCCCTCCCTTACATCCCAATGA
- the folE2 gene encoding GTP cyclohydrolase FolE2: protein MNALTLPDIAAQASRQALPLDWVGMCGIALPILIDGQRLTATADAGVSLDDGTARGIHMSRLYLALEMLDQQPLTPALLRTVLQRFLDSHEGLSNNAYLRIHTDLLLKRSALVSPLAGWKGYPVSIEARLEKQMFHVELKIDVTYSSTCPCSAALARQLIQQQFLEDFGNTPLQHEDVLTWLGSANGIVATPHSQRSNAQLLIELDGDQPSLPITELIDNVEAALGTAVQTAVKRADEQAFALANGQNLMFCEDAARRLNLALKRSDAVKAFHLKVIHAGSLHAHDAVAESRWTRNPA from the coding sequence ATGAATGCGCTGACTCTGCCGGATATCGCCGCGCAGGCTTCACGCCAGGCCTTGCCACTCGACTGGGTAGGCATGTGTGGCATCGCCCTGCCAATCCTCATCGACGGCCAGCGCCTCACCGCCACCGCCGATGCCGGCGTGAGCCTGGACGATGGCACCGCCCGTGGCATTCATATGTCACGCCTGTACCTGGCACTGGAGATGCTCGACCAGCAGCCCCTTACGCCTGCACTTCTGCGTACTGTACTGCAGCGTTTTCTCGACAGTCATGAAGGTTTATCTAATAACGCCTACCTGCGCATCCACACTGATCTGCTGCTCAAGCGCTCGGCGCTGGTCAGCCCGTTGGCCGGCTGGAAAGGCTACCCGGTGAGCATCGAAGCGCGCCTGGAAAAACAGATGTTCCACGTGGAACTAAAAATTGACGTTACCTATTCCTCAACCTGCCCGTGCTCGGCTGCCCTCGCCAGGCAGTTGATTCAGCAGCAATTTCTTGAAGACTTTGGCAACACCCCGCTGCAGCATGAGGACGTGTTGACCTGGCTCGGCAGCGCCAACGGCATCGTCGCCACACCCCACAGCCAGCGCAGCAACGCGCAGTTGCTGATCGAACTGGATGGCGACCAACCCAGCCTGCCCATCACCGAACTGATCGATAACGTCGAAGCCGCCCTCGGCACGGCCGTACAAACCGCTGTAAAACGCGCGGACGAACAAGCCTTCGCCCTGGCCAACGGGCAGAACCTGATGTTCTGCGAAGACGCCGCCCGCCGCCTGAACCTCGCCTTGAAACGCTCGGATGCCGTCAAAGCCTTCCACCTGAAAGTGATCCACGCCGGAAGCCTGCACGCGCACGATGCCGTGGCTGAAAGCCGCTGGACGAGAAACCCTGCATGA
- a CDS encoding glutamine synthetase, producing MKYLVCALFLAAAGPACAQAPSLLAHCTRSANLLACVDPLGNAYSVATVGSTTYLRGYEVIGKRYWAQTNSRYGQLTFFTGLASDGEAWVGYTRRVGWTTLNRFSSSGGASAKFTCSRITGC from the coding sequence ATGAAATACCTGGTGTGCGCCCTGTTTTTGGCTGCGGCGGGACCTGCCTGCGCCCAGGCCCCCAGCCTGTTGGCCCACTGCACGCGCAGCGCCAACCTGCTGGCTTGTGTGGATCCATTGGGCAATGCCTACAGCGTGGCGACCGTCGGCAGTACCACGTATTTGCGCGGGTATGAGGTGATCGGCAAGCGCTACTGGGCGCAGACCAACAGCCGCTACGGGCAGCTGACGTTCTTTACCGGGTTGGCGTCGGATGGTGAGGCGTGGGTCGGCTACACGCGGCGCGTGGGCTGGACCACCCTCAACCGGTTTTCCAGTTCGGGTGGCGCCAGCGCCAAATTCACCTGCAGCCGTATAACGGGTTGCTAG
- the hisI gene encoding phosphoribosyl-AMP cyclohydrolase — protein sequence MTLSMLDLEGAAVGSRFPLEPVLDALPWNSDGLIAAIAQQHGSGAVLMLAWMNRQALKETLATGQVCYWSRSRQQLWRKGESSGHWQQLVEARLDCDGDAVLLIVDQQGPACHTGRPTCFYNAIDGDHVHIITEPSA from the coding sequence ATGACCCTGAGCATGCTCGACCTGGAAGGGGCTGCCGTGGGCAGCCGCTTTCCACTCGAACCTGTACTCGATGCACTGCCGTGGAACAGCGACGGCCTGATCGCCGCCATTGCCCAGCAACACGGCAGTGGCGCGGTGTTGATGCTGGCCTGGATGAACCGCCAGGCCCTCAAGGAAACCCTGGCCACCGGGCAAGTCTGCTACTGGTCGCGCTCGCGCCAACAGCTATGGCGCAAGGGCGAAAGCTCCGGCCATTGGCAACAGCTGGTCGAAGCACGCCTGGATTGCGACGGCGACGCTGTGTTGCTGATCGTCGACCAGCAAGGCCCGGCGTGTCACACCGGCCGCCCTACCTGCTTCTACAACGCTATCGATGGCGACCACGTTCACATCATCACGGAGCCCTCAGCATGA
- a CDS encoding DUF1826 domain-containing protein — protein MLAPVIPLRPVIRQTRGDTPLALSDILEDGVNLALWQRHLPLHIAEFGALLVSLNEPLADSMVIELNNEDAEPNLQGLASSCRDLEGYEGFIADVSWLVSAFACLLGAKRIGVRLRLLDKAMCPRFHVDHVPVRLITTYAGVGSQWLREGVMDRRKLSQPDAEPTERIEQIHCGEVALLKGTKWHGNEGHGLIHRSPALRADERRLILTLDWLA, from the coding sequence ATGCTGGCCCCGGTTATCCCCCTGCGTCCCGTGATTCGCCAGACCCGCGGTGACACCCCGCTGGCGCTGTCCGACATTCTCGAAGACGGCGTCAACCTGGCGCTGTGGCAGCGCCACCTGCCACTGCACATCGCCGAGTTCGGCGCCTTGCTGGTGTCGCTCAACGAGCCGTTGGCCGATTCCATGGTCATCGAGCTCAACAACGAAGACGCCGAGCCAAACTTGCAGGGCTTGGCGTCGAGTTGTCGTGATCTTGAGGGCTACGAAGGCTTTATCGCCGATGTGTCGTGGCTGGTCAGTGCGTTCGCCTGCCTGCTCGGCGCCAAGCGTATAGGCGTGCGCCTGCGTCTGCTGGATAAAGCCATGTGCCCGCGTTTTCACGTCGACCACGTGCCGGTGCGCTTGATCACCACCTATGCCGGGGTTGGCAGCCAGTGGTTGCGTGAAGGCGTGATGGACCGTCGCAAACTCAGCCAGCCGGATGCCGAACCCACCGAGCGTATCGAGCAGATCCACTGTGGCGAAGTGGCCTTGCTCAAGGGCACCAAATGGCATGGCAATGAAGGTCATGGCCTGATTCACCGTTCGCCCGCACTGAGGGCCGACGAGCGCCGCTTGATCCTGACACTGGATTGGCTCGCATAA
- a CDS encoding gamma carbonic anhydrase family protein: MIRKNPSGDLPVIAESAYVDKTAIICGKVIIGENVFVGPYAVIRADEVDASGDMDPITIGANSNIQDGVVIHSKSGAAVTIGEFTSIAHRSIVHGPCSVGDRVFIGFNSVLFNCAVGDGCVVRHNSVVDGRDLPAAFYVPSTTRIGPNTDLSQFPPVSVSASEFSEDVARTNVDLVRGYKALQNEF; the protein is encoded by the coding sequence ATGATCCGCAAAAACCCGTCCGGCGATCTTCCCGTCATTGCCGAATCGGCCTACGTCGACAAGACCGCAATCATCTGCGGCAAGGTCATCATCGGCGAGAACGTCTTCGTCGGCCCCTACGCGGTGATTCGCGCCGATGAAGTCGACGCCAGCGGGGACATGGACCCGATCACCATCGGCGCCAACTCCAACATCCAGGACGGCGTGGTCATCCACTCCAAGTCCGGCGCAGCAGTGACCATCGGCGAGTTCACCTCCATTGCTCACCGCTCCATCGTCCACGGACCCTGCAGCGTCGGCGACCGCGTGTTCATCGGCTTCAACAGCGTGCTGTTCAACTGTGCCGTGGGCGATGGCTGCGTAGTGCGCCACAACTCGGTGGTCGACGGCCGCGATTTACCCGCCGCCTTCTACGTGCCCTCCACCACCCGCATAGGGCCCAACACCGACCTGTCGCAATTCCCGCCGGTGAGCGTGAGCGCCTCGGAGTTTTCCGAAGACGTGGCGCGTACCAACGTCGATCTGGTGCGCGGCTACAAAGCCCTGCAAAACGAGTTCTGA
- the zigA gene encoding zinc metallochaperone GTPase ZigA, which translates to MPNRLPVTVLSGFLGAGKSTLLNYVLRNRENLRVAVIVNDMSEINIDGSEVQRDVTLNRAEEKLVEMSNGCICCTLREDLLEEVGKLAKEGRFDYLLIESTGISEPLPVAETFTFRDENEQSLADIARLDTMVTVVDGMNFLLDYQAAESLASRGETLGEEDERSITDLLIEQIEFADVILISKIDLISSREREELMAILERLNAQAEIIPMVMGEVPLNKILNTGRFDFERAAQAPGWLQELRGEHVPETEEYGIASTAYRARRPFHPQRFFDFIDRPWVNGKLLRSKGFFWLASKHQDAGSWSQAGGLMRHGFAGRWWRFVPKSQWPQDEENVAAIMGNWQLSTGDCRQELVFIGQNIDFTRMRAELDACLLNDEEMALGVDGWRLLADPFGPWYEEAAA; encoded by the coding sequence ATGCCCAATCGTCTCCCCGTTACTGTGTTGTCCGGCTTTCTCGGCGCCGGTAAAAGCACGCTGCTTAACTATGTCCTGCGCAACCGCGAAAATCTGCGGGTGGCGGTGATCGTCAACGATATGAGCGAAATCAACATCGATGGCAGCGAAGTCCAGCGCGACGTCACCCTCAACCGTGCCGAAGAAAAACTGGTGGAGATGAGCAACGGCTGCATCTGCTGCACTTTGCGTGAAGACTTGCTGGAAGAAGTCGGAAAACTCGCCAAGGAAGGTCGGTTCGATTACCTGCTGATCGAATCCACCGGCATCTCCGAGCCCTTGCCGGTGGCCGAGACCTTCACCTTTCGTGACGAGAACGAGCAAAGCCTGGCCGACATCGCCCGCCTGGACACCATGGTCACCGTGGTCGACGGCATGAACTTCCTGCTCGACTACCAGGCCGCCGAAAGCCTGGCCTCGCGCGGTGAAACCCTGGGTGAAGAAGACGAACGCTCCATCACCGACCTGTTGATCGAGCAGATCGAATTCGCCGACGTGATCCTCATCAGCAAGATCGACCTGATCAGCAGCCGCGAACGTGAAGAGTTGATGGCAATCCTCGAGCGCCTCAACGCCCAGGCGGAAATCATCCCGATGGTCATGGGCGAAGTGCCGCTGAACAAGATCCTCAACACCGGCCGTTTCGACTTCGAGCGCGCGGCCCAGGCTCCGGGCTGGTTGCAGGAATTGCGCGGTGAACATGTGCCGGAAACCGAAGAGTACGGCATTGCCTCCACCGCTTACCGCGCGCGCCGCCCGTTTCATCCACAGCGCTTTTTCGACTTTATCGACCGCCCGTGGGTCAACGGCAAACTGCTGCGTTCCAAGGGGTTTTTCTGGCTGGCCAGCAAACACCAGGATGCGGGCAGTTGGTCCCAGGCCGGCGGTCTGATGCGTCATGGTTTTGCCGGCCGCTGGTGGCGCTTCGTGCCAAAAAGCCAGTGGCCTCAGGACGAAGAAAACGTCGCGGCGATCATGGGCAACTGGCAACTGAGCACCGGCGACTGCCGCCAGGAGTTGGTGTTTATCGGCCAGAACATCGACTTCACCCGCATGCGCGCCGAGTTGGATGCGTGCCTGCTCAACGATGAAGAAATGGCCTTGGGCGTCGACGGTTGGCGCCTGCTGGCCGATCCTTTTGGCCCCTGGTATGAGGAGGCAGCCGCCTGA
- a CDS encoding metal ABC transporter ATP-binding protein, whose translation MITCTTLRWGAPGQPLTPALDLTLEKGSLTGIIGANGTGKSSLLKVIAGLQKPLAGKVTVAVPRRGGLSFLPQQQHLDRQFPISLQELVAAGFWGTQLSPQQRSQRLEAVLEDWCLSGLEHRPLMALSGGELQRALLARMSLAEAPVLLLDEPHAALDEEGQALCWKHIHAWHDAGRTLIVVCHDLASVRHHTQQVVQIKNTGCLFGPSKELIRPQPQMQVA comes from the coding sequence ATGATCACCTGCACCACCTTACGCTGGGGCGCCCCGGGCCAACCACTGACGCCCGCCCTCGACCTCACCCTTGAGAAAGGCAGCCTCACCGGCATCATCGGCGCCAACGGCACCGGCAAAAGCAGCCTGCTCAAAGTCATCGCCGGCCTGCAAAAACCCTTGGCGGGCAAGGTCACGGTGGCGGTTCCACGCCGTGGCGGCCTGTCGTTTCTGCCCCAGCAACAACACCTGGACCGCCAGTTCCCCATCAGCCTGCAGGAACTGGTCGCCGCCGGATTCTGGGGCACCCAGCTCTCCCCGCAACAACGCAGCCAGCGCCTTGAAGCCGTGTTGGAGGACTGGTGCCTCAGCGGCCTGGAACACCGCCCGTTGATGGCATTGTCCGGTGGTGAGCTGCAACGCGCCCTGCTCGCCCGCATGAGCCTGGCCGAAGCGCCGGTGCTGTTACTCGACGAACCCCACGCCGCCCTCGATGAAGAAGGCCAGGCGCTGTGCTGGAAACATATTCACGCCTGGCACGACGCAGGCCGTACGCTGATCGTGGTCTGCCATGACCTCGCTTCCGTGCGCCACCACACCCAGCAGGTGGTGCAGATCAAAAACACCGGCTGCCTGTTCGGCCCCAGCAAAGAGCTGATCCGCCCACAGCCCCAAATGCAGGTGGCCTGA
- a CDS encoding DUF3301 domain-containing protein — translation MLTLGNMFVLMLLATGAAWVWHNHGLRERALERVKQHCAKLDIELLDGAVALKRIGFVKDANGRRRLARIYNFEFTVTGETRHPGTITQFGAHSAQIELAPYPFEIKTPLPSAEVIELSQWRQDHASKNRH, via the coding sequence ATGCTGACCCTGGGAAACATGTTCGTGTTGATGCTGCTGGCGACCGGTGCCGCCTGGGTATGGCACAACCACGGCCTGCGCGAGCGGGCGCTGGAGCGGGTCAAGCAGCATTGCGCCAAGCTCGACATCGAACTGCTCGACGGTGCAGTGGCACTCAAGCGCATCGGCTTTGTAAAGGATGCCAACGGTCGGCGGCGCCTGGCACGCATCTACAACTTCGAGTTCACCGTGACCGGCGAAACCCGCCATCCGGGGACTATCACCCAGTTCGGTGCCCACAGCGCACAGATCGAACTGGCGCCCTACCCTTTCGAGATCAAGACGCCGCTGCCCAGCGCCGAAGTGATTGAGCTGAGCCAGTGGCGCCAGGACCATGCGTCCAAGAACCGTCACTGA